The candidate division WOR-3 bacterium genome segment GGTAAAGTATCGGTCTGATTGCCATAATAGTCTTTCTTGTAGACATTGGTGATGCTCTCGCCCATACCCAAGATAGGCACAAGGGGCGGAGGTTGCCAGCCCAAAAATATATAATCTCGTCCATAAATGATACTATCCGCCCTTGATTTTGCCTCGGCATTGAATTCTCCCACCACCTGGTCAAGTGCAGCCTTCGCCAGTCCGAGCGGCTGAACATATAAACTCAAAGCCAGAACTTTTATCCGCTTTTTAAAGGCATGCCTGAGAATAGCTAAAGCCATTGGTTCTAATTCAGGTTGGGTCTGCGGGTCATAATCAAAATCTATCATCAGGACTTTATCAACCGGGATGGTATCCACTGCGTTATACAATTTCTCAACTGGAGGCATTACCCGAACATGCTGTACCGAGGGGATGATCAAGGGTAAGATTACTACCACCGCCAGCACAAGATAGATTATTCTCCGGTCGATCTTGAGCATTAAATCTACGAGATTCACTCTCCACCTCCCAGCCAGGAACGCTCAATACCCAAAAGAATCTTTAAGGCTGTAGCCAGGGAACCGAGTGCGATGCCGAAGGCGATACCCCTCTTTCCTGCGACATTGGGCACATCCATTATCCATTGGGCAAAGGAGGGCAAATGGGGTGAGATTTGATTACCAAGAGGTAGAATCCCGAGCATCACCACAAAGGCAGAGATAAGCAGTAAAGTCGCTTCAGCAGACCGGGCACGGAAGGAGCGATAGGCAGCCGATGCCATGAAAAAGGATAAAAGGGCAAACATGGTAGCACCCAGGGGGACTTCTACATGGAGATAAATCGTCTGGATGTCAAAGGGGAAATTACCAATCTTTGTTGGGAGTGGACCGGTTCCGGAAACTCCTCCGAATAAACCGATTATAGAGGTAACAAAGAAGGTGATTAAAAGAACCCAGGAATATTCCCAATTCTCCCTCCGATGCTGGATTTTGTCAAAATGGACCCGTAAAAGACTTCCCAGACCCAGAACGAGTGCAAATGCCGCGAGGATGCGTAAAAGGTCGTTGCGTAAAAATTCATCGCTATTCTGGACAACAGGATGGGGAACGACGAAAGGTATGATACCCAAAATACCAAAGATAAAAACCAAAATTAAAGGTAATGTCCTTGTCATATCTTTCTCCTATCGGAATAAATTTAGAACAGGAAAGTTGGTTATTAAACCTACAATTGAGGCAAAGATGAGGATGCCTGCAATTATCAACTTCCCCCAATCTTCGCCTTTAATTGCACCCATGAGCAGGGGCTCCCTTGAGATATAGGCGCTCGCTGCATAGAGTTCTTCGCCGATCAATGTGTAGTCACATGCGGTCACAAGAAATGGTAACTGGGCAAGGGAGTCGGTTCCGCTTATCTGGATCGCACCTGTGGAAGCACCGGTTTCCGCGAGGATGAGGGATTCGGCATAGAAGGTGCCGATGAGGAAATTAGTTGCGGGTCTTTCCCTAAGCATAATTCCGTCAAGGGCAGCGGCATAAGCAAACTGTGAGTCTGTCACAAAGAATACACTCTCCGGGTCAAAGGCATCCGGACGACCTACCTTGGTATAGGATTCCTTGATGATCTCCCGTGCTACTGTATACACAATTGGGTCATAATGGGGATTGATCAGTTTGGTATTATATTGGGCAGTTTTTTTAGCAACCTCACCCAATATATTCAATGAGGCAATCGTCGCAATCTGTTCAATATAGCCGATGCCAGGGCAGTAAAGAATGGGTTTTCCCATCTCTGTCGCCCGACCCACGGCTTCCTCCACCGCCTGTAAGCCCGAAATTTTTCTTATGTACAATTCTTTTCCCTTGCGTGCCTGAACGATAAAGTAGAGGATTATACCTCCCAATACCAAAAGAGCGATGATGATATTGGTCTTGCTCCGGTCAAACCATTGGGCAGAGCTCATTACCGGGTTAGAGATTTCAGAAAATACCCTCACTGTGTCTTTGACCGCGGCAACCCGGTAATAATATTTTTTTCCATCCTCGGTCTGGTCATCAAGAGAATTCCGACTCCTTCCGATGAACCCGACCTTTTCAAAATTAATTCCATCTTCACTCCTGTAGACCTCATAACCATCAAGGAGTGCATCATCCGGTGATAACTGCCATTCTAATATCACCATTCCTCCGCCATCATCCGGGGCATCGTGTGCCTGAACCGGTCCGGGTGGGGAGAGGTTCGTGAACATTAAAAAGATAAGAAACATAAAACCTCCTTTTGCGGCATATTGAGACCTGACATATCTTTTATTCCGGGCATATGCAAGGTTCTTTCTGGCATTTCGGGCAGCCTTTCCGGTACTTCTCCATTGCCTTTTCCGCATCTATCTCTAAAATTACACCCACGGACAAAAGCCAGGCAAGGCAGTCGGCGAATTCTTCGTAAATCATTTTTTTATCTTTCTTCCGGATCGCCCTTGCCAGTTCGCCAATCTCCTCGATTAACCAATTAAAAGTTTTATCAAGACCTCTCTTTGCATCCTTTTTAAAATAAATATTTTTGATAAGCTGTTGGTATTGGTTCAGGTCCATCACACCTCCCAAATAATAAAAAAGGGAAGGGCATTATTTAATGCCCTTCCCTCTGCCTTTCTTTAATTCAGCCTTCAGAAGCCACCCTTATAGTCATCCCAGGGTTCGCCGCCGATACCATTGTTGTTGCCATCAAGTTTATAACCATTCGTTGCTTTCACCTCTTTTGAAACAAATACCCTTCTTCCTGCACTTATTGTTCTTTTGAAGTAGTAATCGATGATAGTTCTGTCCCCGGCATTGTTGGTATATACACGCATGCTCCCTGGAACATAGCCATTATTATCATAGACAATTATGTTGCTGGAGGTTATGGTCGTATTATCTAAGAGCCGGGAGAAGGTGATCGTCACTCCGTTAGAACCGATCGGAGTAAGGCTGCTCACCCGGGGTGGATTGTTCGGGTCATCAACCCGGAAATAAGACTGTAAATCAGGTTCGTTTTCCTCCGGTCCATCTCTGTCACCATCAAGCTTTAATAAGTATTGAGGGGTCTTGGAGTCGCCGAGGCGCTTAATGTTATTGCAGACGACGGTGATGGTGTAATTTTTCCCCGTGGTCAATGGATTGGCGGGCTGGAGGGTGATGCCGTAAGGAGTGCGCGTGATGAGATTTAAAGCGATGTTGGTTCCATTTTCGTCAGCGAGTTTGATATTGCTGGTGTTTAATGTGTTTGTATCCATTGGCGATATCACTGGAAAGTCAATCTGGATCTGGGGTGTGGTATTATTTATTGCCACGGTATCGGGTGAGAAGTTTGAAATCGTGGGTTGGAATGTGGCAATTAAGGTATCCGAGAGGGGTGCGGTCCAGAAGGTGGAATGGTAATCATCATAGGGTGTCCCATCAGCGAAATCGTCGTTATCACCATCAAGAGGCGAGCCATAGAGATTTTTCATTCCTTGGGCACCCGAGACAAGGCGGAGGAGAAAAGAGCCGGAATCAGGGACATCCGAGATATTGATATAAAGGGTTTTGATCTCTTGGTAATACTCAGTGGTGATTTTATCCTGGGGGATATTGGTATTCGTTCGCACATCAAGGATTACGATGTTATCTTTGTTTGTGACACTCGCCGGATCCATATAATCAGAAAAACGGACGGTTATCAAACCCTGAATGCCTGGTTGATTGCTGTTATTATCGGTCATCTCGGTGTAATTTGCAGGAACGATACTGGTCACCGTCGGCAGATTACCGGCACCGGTGCCCAGGGGCAAA includes the following:
- a CDS encoding MazG nucleotide pyrophosphohydrolase domain-containing protein, whose amino-acid sequence is MDLNQYQQLIKNIYFKKDAKRGLDKTFNWLIEEIGELARAIRKKDKKMIYEEFADCLAWLLSVGVILEIDAEKAMEKYRKGCPKCQKEPCICPE
- a CDS encoding Ig-like domain-containing protein; translated protein: MKRWHLLGLVLLTLIACQKAENLLSPDPDLPLGTGAGNLPTVTSIVPANYTEMTDNNSNQPGIQGLITVRFSDYMDPASVTNKDNIVILDVRTNTNIPQDKITTEYYQEIKTLYINISDVPDSGSFLLRLVSGAQGMKNLYGSPLDGDNDDFADGTPYDDYHSTFWTAPLSDTLIATFQPTISNFSPDTVAINNTTPQIQIDFPVISPMDTNTLNTSNIKLADENGTNIALNLITRTPYGITLQPANPLTTGKNYTITVVCNNIKRLGDSKTPQYLLKLDGDRDGPEENEPDLQSYFRVDDPNNPPRVSSLTPIGSNGVTITFSRLLDNTTITSSNIIVYDNNGYVPGSMRVYTNNAGDRTIIDYYFKRTISAGRRVFVSKEVKATNGYKLDGNNNGIGGEPWDDYKGGF
- a CDS encoding DUF6754 domain-containing protein; this encodes MFLIFLMFTNLSPPGPVQAHDAPDDGGGMVILEWQLSPDDALLDGYEVYRSEDGINFEKVGFIGRSRNSLDDQTEDGKKYYYRVAAVKDTVRVFSEISNPVMSSAQWFDRSKTNIIIALLVLGGIILYFIVQARKGKELYIRKISGLQAVEEAVGRATEMGKPILYCPGIGYIEQIATIASLNILGEVAKKTAQYNTKLINPHYDPIVYTVAREIIKESYTKVGRPDAFDPESVFFVTDSQFAYAAALDGIMLRERPATNFLIGTFYAESLILAETGASTGAIQISGTDSLAQLPFLVTACDYTLIGEELYAASAYISREPLLMGAIKGEDWGKLIIAGILIFASIVGLITNFPVLNLFR